The proteins below are encoded in one region of Bacillota bacterium:
- a CDS encoding secondary thiamine-phosphate synthase enzyme YjbQ, whose product MRDIRTRGRIEHSVVQLELATTERSQAIDITAKLKEAASRLGIRDGVLHVFCPHTTAGLLINENADPAVEADILAHLERMVPWDGPWRHAEGNAAAHVKASLVGQSVWVPVEHGRLQLGRWQGVFFCEFDGPRRRTVRVQALESPSLDEGALRR is encoded by the coding sequence ATGCGCGACATCCGGACGAGAGGAAGGATCGAGCATTCCGTGGTGCAACTGGAACTCGCCACAACCGAACGAAGCCAGGCCATCGACATCACCGCGAAGCTTAAGGAGGCCGCAAGCCGGCTGGGCATCCGGGACGGCGTCCTCCACGTCTTCTGCCCCCACACCACCGCCGGCCTGCTTATCAACGAGAACGCAGATCCCGCGGTGGAGGCCGACATCCTGGCCCACCTCGAACGCATGGTGCCGTGGGACGGCCCCTGGCGCCATGCCGAGGGCAACGCCGCGGCCCACGTCAAGGCGTCGCTGGTCGGCCAGTCCGTCTGGGTGCCGGTCGAACACGGGCGACTCCAGCTCGGCCGGTGGCAGGGCGTCTTCTTCTGCGAGTTCGACGGGCCGAGGCGGCGCACCGTCCGGGTGCAGGCGCTCGAGTCGCCCTCGCTCGACGAGGGGGCGCTGCGCCGGTGA
- a CDS encoding ATP-dependent Clp protease proteolytic subunit, which produces MDFFQWFWLLIFAASVWPLLRQQQIERLRLRMLRRIQRSRGSRIITLIHRQESFGLLGLFGRRFITIEDSEKVLRAIRTTPPDVPIDLILHTPGGLVLAAEQIAQALRRHPARVSVFVPHYAMSGGSLIALAADEIWMDENAVLGPVDPQLGQWPAASIVRAVEQKDPNRVDDETLILADMARKALAQVKDLVREMLADRLPPERAEEVATLLSQGRWTHDFPLDCRQLQEWGLPVRCGLPDAMYALMDLYPQAPERRPSVQYVPLPAPATVGRLRRR; this is translated from the coding sequence ATGGACTTTTTCCAGTGGTTCTGGCTTCTCATATTCGCAGCGTCGGTGTGGCCCCTCCTGCGTCAGCAGCAGATTGAGCGGCTGCGGCTGCGCATGTTGCGGCGCATCCAGAGGAGCCGGGGCAGCCGCATCATCACGCTGATCCACCGCCAGGAGAGCTTCGGGCTGTTGGGGCTGTTCGGGCGGCGGTTCATCACCATTGAGGATTCCGAGAAGGTCCTGCGCGCCATTCGCACGACGCCGCCTGACGTCCCCATCGACCTGATCCTGCACACCCCCGGAGGGCTCGTCCTGGCCGCCGAACAGATCGCGCAGGCACTGCGCCGCCACCCCGCCCGGGTCAGTGTCTTCGTCCCCCACTACGCAATGTCCGGCGGATCCCTCATCGCGCTGGCCGCCGACGAGATCTGGATGGACGAGAACGCCGTGCTCGGCCCCGTTGACCCTCAGCTCGGGCAGTGGCCGGCAGCCTCCATCGTACGCGCCGTCGAGCAGAAAGATCCAAACCGGGTGGACGACGAGACGCTCATCCTGGCCGACATGGCCCGCAAGGCACTGGCCCAGGTCAAGGACCTGGTGCGGGAGATGCTGGCCGACCGGCTGCCGCCGGAGAGGGCTGAGGAAGTGGCGACGCTTCTGAGCCAGGGCCGGTGGACGCACGACTTCCCCCTCGACTGCCGCCAGCTGCAGGAGTGGGGGCTCCCGGTGCGCTGCGGGCTCCCGGACGCCATGTACGCACTGATGGACCTCTACCCGCAGGCGCCGGAGCGGCGGCCGTCCGTGCAGTACGTCCCCCTGCCGGCACCGGCGACCGTCGGGCGTCTGAGGCGGCGGTGA
- the leuS gene encoding leucine--tRNA ligase yields MAATEVRRGTLQARPYDPGAIEAHWHAKWQESDLYHATEGGARPKFYALGMFPYPSGRLHMGHLRNYTLVDVVARFYRMRGYNVLNPMGWDAFGLPAENAAIQHGRHPADWTYSNIAAMRDQLKRLGISYDWSREFATSDPEYYRWTQWLFLLMYRKGLAYKANARVNWCPHCQTVLANEQVVGDGECWRCDTKVEQRQLRQWFLRITAYADRLLEDLELLTDWPERVKVMQRNWIGRSTGAEVRFRVKETGDELAVFTTRPDTLFGVTYMVLSPQHPLAEKLAAGGPHERSVREMARALALREQELAEAEKVGVPTGAHAINPINGEAVPIWIGNYVVMEYGTGAVMGVPAHDQRDFEFARKYHLPVRVVIAAEGVPLDGEKLQAAWEGPGVMVNSGPFDGTPSEEGKHAVIAELARRGAGKASVQYRLRDWLISRQRYWGCPIPIVYCERCGEQPVPESELPVLLPAQVEFSPRGQAPLATAPEFLHTRCPRCGGPAVRETDTMDTFIDSSWYFLRFCSPKAGDAPFDQAAVRYWMPVDQYIGGIEHAVLHLLYSRFFTKVLYDEGLVQENEPFRRLFTLGMVTLGGAAMSKSRGNVVDPDEVAGRYGADTARLFILFAAPPDRELEWSTSGVEGARRFIERVWRLVEEYAPALEEVPAYRPGSDGASIGPDEKELRAAVHQALRKVTVDCEERFSFNTAIAALMEAVNAFYRYKDRPDARPHLGVVREGLEILTLALAPFVPHVTESMWERLGHRRSVHEEPWPVYSPEALQVERVTMAVQVDGRVRDRIEVPADAPEEEIRKIALGTERVQRWTAGRNIGQVIVVPGKLVSIVTKDG; encoded by the coding sequence ATGGCGGCAACGGAAGTTCGCAGGGGGACGTTGCAGGCGCGTCCGTACGACCCGGGGGCGATCGAGGCGCACTGGCACGCGAAGTGGCAGGAGAGCGACCTCTACCATGCCACGGAGGGCGGGGCGCGGCCCAAGTTCTACGCGCTGGGCATGTTCCCGTACCCGTCGGGGCGGCTGCACATGGGCCACCTGCGCAACTACACGCTGGTGGACGTGGTGGCGCGCTTTTACCGCATGCGCGGCTACAACGTACTCAACCCCATGGGCTGGGACGCGTTCGGGCTTCCCGCCGAGAACGCGGCCATCCAGCACGGCCGCCACCCGGCGGACTGGACGTACAGCAACATCGCCGCGATGCGAGACCAGCTCAAGCGGCTCGGCATCAGCTACGACTGGAGCCGCGAGTTCGCCACTTCGGACCCCGAGTACTACCGGTGGACCCAGTGGCTGTTCCTGCTCATGTACCGCAAGGGCCTGGCCTATAAGGCCAACGCCCGGGTCAACTGGTGTCCCCACTGCCAGACAGTGCTGGCCAACGAGCAGGTGGTGGGGGACGGCGAGTGCTGGCGATGTGACACCAAGGTGGAGCAGCGGCAGCTTCGCCAGTGGTTCCTGCGCATCACCGCCTATGCTGACCGGCTGCTGGAGGATCTGGAGCTCCTCACCGATTGGCCCGAGCGGGTCAAGGTGATGCAGCGCAACTGGATCGGGCGCAGCACGGGCGCCGAGGTGCGCTTCCGGGTGAAGGAGACGGGGGACGAGCTGGCCGTCTTCACCACCCGGCCGGACACGCTGTTCGGCGTCACGTACATGGTGCTGTCGCCGCAGCACCCCCTGGCCGAGAAGCTCGCGGCCGGGGGGCCGCACGAGCGGTCCGTGCGGGAGATGGCGAGGGCGCTCGCCTTGCGGGAGCAGGAGCTGGCCGAGGCGGAGAAGGTGGGGGTTCCCACCGGCGCGCACGCCATCAACCCCATCAACGGCGAAGCGGTGCCCATCTGGATCGGCAACTACGTCGTGATGGAGTACGGCACCGGCGCCGTGATGGGCGTGCCGGCCCACGACCAGAGGGACTTCGAGTTCGCCCGCAAGTACCACCTTCCCGTCCGGGTGGTCATCGCCGCCGAGGGCGTGCCGCTGGACGGGGAGAAGCTGCAGGCAGCCTGGGAAGGCCCGGGCGTCATGGTGAACTCCGGGCCGTTCGACGGGACGCCGAGCGAGGAGGGCAAGCACGCGGTCATCGCCGAGCTTGCGCGGCGCGGCGCCGGGAAGGCCAGCGTCCAGTACCGCCTGCGCGACTGGCTGATCAGCCGCCAGCGTTACTGGGGCTGCCCCATTCCCATTGTGTACTGCGAGCGGTGCGGGGAGCAGCCGGTCCCGGAGAGCGAGCTGCCGGTGCTGCTGCCCGCACAGGTGGAGTTTTCGCCAAGGGGCCAGGCGCCGCTGGCAACGGCACCGGAGTTCCTGCACACGCGCTGCCCGCGCTGCGGCGGGCCGGCGGTGCGGGAGACCGATACCATGGACACGTTCATCGACTCGTCGTGGTACTTCCTGCGCTTCTGCTCGCCGAAGGCCGGCGACGCGCCGTTCGACCAGGCAGCGGTGCGGTACTGGATGCCCGTCGACCAGTACATCGGCGGCATCGAGCATGCGGTGCTGCACCTGCTCTACTCGCGCTTTTTCACCAAGGTGCTCTACGACGAGGGCCTGGTGCAGGAGAACGAGCCGTTTCGTCGGCTGTTCACGCTGGGCATGGTGACGCTGGGCGGGGCCGCCATGAGCAAGTCCAGGGGCAACGTGGTGGACCCCGACGAGGTGGCCGGCCGGTATGGGGCCGACACGGCGCGTCTTTTCATCCTGTTCGCGGCGCCGCCCGACCGGGAGCTGGAGTGGAGCACCTCCGGCGTGGAGGGTGCCCGGCGTTTCATCGAGAGGGTCTGGCGGCTGGTGGAGGAGTATGCCCCGGCCCTGGAAGAGGTACCGGCCTACCGGCCCGGCTCGGATGGAGCCTCTATAGGCCCGGACGAAAAGGAGCTGCGGGCTGCGGTGCACCAGGCGCTGCGAAAGGTGACGGTGGACTGCGAGGAGCGATTCTCGTTCAACACCGCGATTGCGGCGCTGATGGAGGCCGTCAACGCGTTCTACCGCTACAAGGACCGGCCGGACGCAAGGCCCCACCTGGGCGTGGTGCGGGAGGGGCTGGAGATCCTCACGCTGGCCCTGGCGCCTTTCGTCCCGCACGTCACCGAGTCCATGTGGGAGCGCCTGGGGCACCGCCGGAGCGTGCACGAGGAGCCGTGGCCCGTGTACAGCCCCGAAGCGCTGCAGGTCGAACGGGTCACGATGGCCGTGCAGGTGGACGGCAGGGTGCGGGACCGCATCGAGGTGCCCGCCGATGCACCCGAGGAGGAGATACGGAAGATTGCGCTGGGCACCGAGCGGGTCCAGCGGTGGACCGCCGGGCGCAACATCGGGCAGGTCATCGTGGTGCCGGGCAAGCTCGTGAGCATCGTTACGAAAGATGGGTGA
- the npdG gene encoding NADPH-dependent F420 reductase, with protein sequence MNVAILGGTGRQGFGLALRWAAAGVSVGIGSRDEARAKEAAARARQVLRDAGQQVTGELAGLSNDEAGRVADVVVVTVPASALEALLVPLQPHLAGKVVIDVSVSLARREGRWQAVLPGEGSTALRVRALLGGHRELAAAFHTVSSAVLADLSRELSGDDTLIFSDSEKAAETAATLARFAGLRPVLSGDLRDAATAEHLVALLLQLQQRHRRRGLGVRLTHLS encoded by the coding sequence GTGAACGTCGCCATTCTGGGCGGCACCGGGCGGCAGGGGTTCGGGCTTGCCCTTCGGTGGGCGGCGGCGGGCGTCAGCGTGGGGATCGGCTCTCGGGACGAGGCGAGGGCAAAAGAGGCGGCCGCTCGCGCTCGGCAGGTGCTGCGGGATGCCGGGCAGCAGGTTACGGGTGAACTGGCGGGGCTCTCCAACGACGAGGCCGGAAGGGTTGCCGACGTGGTGGTCGTCACCGTGCCCGCATCGGCCCTGGAGGCCCTTCTCGTACCGCTGCAGCCGCATCTTGCGGGGAAAGTGGTCATCGACGTCTCGGTGAGCCTCGCCCGGCGCGAGGGGCGCTGGCAGGCCGTGTTACCCGGCGAGGGGTCCACCGCGCTGCGGGTACGCGCCCTTTTGGGCGGCCACCGGGAGCTTGCCGCCGCGTTTCACACCGTATCGTCGGCAGTCCTGGCCGACCTGAGCCGGGAGCTTTCCGGCGACGATACCCTCATCTTCTCTGACAGCGAGAAAGCCGCCGAAACCGCCGCCACCCTGGCCCGTTTTGCCGGACTGCGCCCGGTGCTGTCCGGTGACCTGAGGGATGCCGCCACCGCCGAGCACCTGGTGGCACTGCTCTTGCAGCTCCAGCAGCGCCACCGCCGCCGCGGCCTGGGCGTCCGCCTCACCCATCTTTCGTAA
- a CDS encoding ComEA family DNA-binding protein has protein sequence MRLKLGRLARALLYGPVLLLFVAMGLFAAGVHVGREIGSHPIVVVSPEVRGQEAKAAGAAVAMAAAGLAPASPASGAQQARGSPATAEDAGGHRVPVAGRMSEEPQRLDLNAASAEELERLPGIGPVIARRIVEFRQTHGPFAMVDDLIEVPGIGARTLEKLRALVRVGST, from the coding sequence ATGCGGCTGAAGTTAGGCCGGCTAGCGCGTGCCCTGCTATACGGTCCGGTGCTGCTTCTGTTCGTTGCGATGGGCCTGTTCGCTGCCGGCGTCCACGTAGGCAGGGAAATCGGGTCTCACCCCATCGTGGTGGTCTCGCCCGAAGTGCGGGGGCAAGAGGCGAAGGCTGCAGGGGCGGCGGTGGCGATGGCAGCTGCGGGTCTGGCTCCCGCCTCCCCTGCCTCCGGGGCCCAACAGGCCCGCGGCAGCCCGGCGACGGCAGAGGACGCGGGGGGACACCGCGTGCCGGTCGCCGGGCGGATGTCGGAGGAACCCCAACGGCTCGACCTGAACGCGGCGAGCGCAGAGGAACTGGAACGGCTTCCGGGGATCGGGCCGGTCATAGCCCGGCGCATCGTCGAGTTCCGGCAGACACACGGACCGTTTGCCATGGTGGATGACCTGATCGAGGTACCGGGCATCGGTGCCAGGACACTGGAAAAGCTCCGGGCGTTGGTGCGGGTGGGGAGCACGTAG